The following proteins are encoded in a genomic region of Candidatus Leptovillus gracilis:
- the nuoH gene encoding NADH-quinone oxidoreductase subunit NuoH, with amino-acid sequence MTLGQIALWGLVVGLVMSLVVITGFAYTTLLERKVLARMQARVGPNRAGYIPLPGRGKQEKKLLAGFMQPAADAVKLFFKEDPTPAKADWLVYNLAPMLAVIPAILILGVIPWAGKIPGLVPEQYDYFAIVPGLDVAALFVLAVTSIGVYGVVLAGWASNSKYAVLGGIRASAQMISYELAMSLSLLVPVMIANSMDLGVIVAAQKGQWFIFLQPVAAIVFCIAALAELQRAPFDLLEAEQELSAGFNVEYAGMRFGMFFMAEYMKMISFSAIAATLFFGGYRGPFVDQVPVLGFVYLFIKIFIGLFLMIWIRATFPRLRYDQLMLFGWKVLLPISVVNFLVVAVFIVLAEEGLFAPILSFFGF; translated from the coding sequence ATGACACTTGGGCAAATCGCATTATGGGGCTTGGTTGTCGGCCTGGTCATGTCACTGGTGGTGATAACCGGCTTTGCCTACACCACCCTGCTCGAACGTAAAGTCCTGGCGCGAATGCAGGCGCGGGTGGGGCCAAATCGCGCCGGTTATATTCCCCTGCCAGGGCGCGGCAAACAAGAGAAGAAGCTCTTGGCCGGTTTCATGCAGCCGGCGGCCGATGCCGTCAAGCTCTTCTTCAAAGAAGACCCCACGCCGGCTAAGGCCGATTGGCTGGTTTACAATCTGGCGCCCATGCTGGCCGTCATCCCGGCGATTTTGATTCTGGGGGTGATTCCCTGGGCGGGTAAAATTCCTGGCCTGGTGCCTGAGCAGTATGATTACTTCGCCATCGTGCCCGGTTTGGATGTGGCTGCCTTGTTTGTGCTGGCGGTAACGTCTATTGGCGTGTATGGTGTGGTGTTGGCTGGCTGGGCTTCTAACAGCAAATATGCCGTGTTGGGCGGCATTCGCGCCTCGGCCCAGATGATCAGCTACGAACTGGCAATGTCTTTGTCGCTGCTGGTCCCGGTCATGATCGCCAATTCCATGGACCTGGGAGTGATTGTGGCGGCGCAGAAAGGCCAATGGTTCATCTTTTTGCAGCCGGTGGCCGCGATTGTCTTTTGTATTGCTGCGCTGGCTGAATTACAGCGCGCGCCCTTCGATTTGTTGGAAGCGGAGCAGGAATTATCGGCCGGGTTTAACGTGGAATATGCCGGGATGCGCTTTGGTATGTTTTTTATGGCCGAGTACATGAAGATGATCTCTTTCAGCGCCATCGCCGCCACCCTCTTTTTTGGCGGGTATCGCGGCCCGTTTGTGGATCAGGTCCCGGTGTTGGGCTTTGTATACCTGTTCATCAAAATTTTTATTGGCCTGTTTTTGATGATCTGGATTCGGGCCACCTTCCCACGCCTGCGCTATGACCAGTTGATGTTGTTTGGCTGGAAGGTACTGCTGCCTATTTCTGTCGTTAATTTCCTGGTGGTCGCTGTCTTCATCGTCCTGGCTGAAGAAGGTCTATTTGCGCCTATATTGAGCTTTTTTGGCTTTTGA
- the nuoI gene encoding NADH-quinone oxidoreductase subunit NuoI, translated as MIAELAKGMGITLKHFFQTPVTIQYPDVQRPVRNRFKGRHELKRYDNGLEKCIGCSLCAAACPADAIFVEAAENTDDERYSPGERFARVYEINMLRCIFCGYCEDACPTEAIVLEHNYELSFYDRQSAIYTKDMLIVDVPVNGRPTPQVVEPGVFTKAIPEMENPA; from the coding sequence ATGATTGCTGAACTGGCCAAAGGGATGGGGATCACGCTGAAGCACTTTTTTCAGACGCCTGTGACCATCCAATACCCGGACGTGCAGCGCCCGGTGCGCAACCGCTTTAAGGGGCGTCATGAACTAAAGCGGTACGACAATGGCCTGGAGAAGTGCATTGGCTGCTCTTTGTGCGCGGCGGCCTGCCCGGCCGACGCTATTTTTGTGGAAGCGGCGGAGAATACAGACGACGAGCGATACTCGCCGGGCGAGCGTTTTGCGCGGGTGTATGAAATCAACATGCTGCGCTGCATCTTTTGTGGCTACTGCGAAGATGCCTGCCCGACGGAGGCGATTGTGCTGGAACACAATTACGAGTTGAGTTTTTATGACCGGCAGAGCGCCATTTACACCAAAGATATGTTGATTGTGGATGTGCCCGTGAACGGCCGTCCGACGCCACAAGTTGTCGAACCCGGTGTTTTCACAAAGGCCATCCCAGAGATGGAGAATCCGGCGTGA
- a CDS encoding NADH-quinone oxidoreductase subunit J, whose amino-acid sequence MGNPIIFLLLAIVAIGSGLGMLTSRNAVHSALYLVLNFATIGIFYIVLNAPFIAMVQITVYAGAIMVLFLFVIMLLGADQLQGITDVHGGERFHRAAAGLLAAVLLLTTALLIFQSEAPAATAPMLDSSPTALGLRLFAGYVFPFQVTGLLLLAAMIGVFIFGKIKKRGQDA is encoded by the coding sequence ATGGGTAATCCGATCATTTTTCTTCTGCTGGCGATTGTAGCTATCGGTTCAGGGCTAGGCATGTTGACCAGCCGCAATGCCGTCCACAGCGCCCTCTACCTGGTGCTGAACTTTGCCACGATTGGCATTTTTTACATCGTTTTGAACGCCCCGTTCATTGCGATGGTGCAGATTACGGTGTATGCCGGAGCCATCATGGTGCTGTTCTTGTTTGTCATTATGCTGTTGGGCGCCGATCAATTGCAGGGTATCACAGACGTTCATGGCGGCGAGCGGTTTCATCGTGCTGCGGCTGGTCTGTTGGCGGCCGTTTTGCTCCTGACCACCGCTCTGCTCATCTTCCAGAGCGAAGCGCCCGCCGCGACGGCGCCGATGCTAGACAGCAGCCCTACCGCTCTGGGGCTGCGTCTGTTTGCTGGTTATGTCTTTCCCTTTCAAGTGACCGGCCTTCTGCTGTTGGCGGCCATGATTGGGGTGTTTATTTTTGGCAAAATCAAAAAGCGAGGTCAGGATGCCTGA
- the nuoK gene encoding NADH-quinone oxidoreductase subunit NuoK, which yields MPEVTIDWYIALSVILFTIGSLGVLLRRNAIIIFMSIEMMLNSANLAFVAFARHLGDLDGQVLVFFVITVAAAEVAVGLALVVAIFRTRKSINIDEMNLLKG from the coding sequence ATGCCTGAGGTCACGATTGATTGGTACATCGCGCTCAGCGTCATTTTGTTTACCATTGGCTCTCTGGGTGTTTTGCTGCGCCGCAACGCCATTATTATCTTCATGTCCATCGAGATGATGCTGAACTCGGCCAATCTGGCCTTTGTGGCCTTTGCCCGCCACCTCGGCGATCTGGATGGACAGGTGCTGGTGTTCTTTGTTATTACGGTGGCGGCGGCGGAAGTTGCCGTTGGGCTGGCGTTAGTCGTCGCCATTTTCCGCACCAGGAAGAGCATCAATATTGATGAAATGAATCTATTGAAGGGATAG
- a CDS encoding NADH-quinone oxidoreductase subunit L — MNAYGLAPLLLLFPAIGVLFNGLVGRRFVEADAKIGERWSGWFASLMAISSFVVAVLLFLALRANEFQAVIVPIMDWISIPSANFHVPWAIRVDTLSVTMMLVVSGVGSLIHIYAIGYMHGDPNFSRFFTYFNLFIFFMLILVSGSTYLVLFVGWEGVGLCSFLLISFWFDRTNAAGKAMNADAGRKAFIVNRVGDFGMILAIFLMFWAFGSLEFEAVFDTAVHMFETQHIVQFGLFSAPIGVVVTAITALFLLGAAGKSAQIPLYVWLPDAMAGPTPVSALIHAATMVTSGIYLLVRSNVLVEISRASFIEEGTAVFNLISAPDLIAYTGAFTALLAGLIAFTQYDIKKVLAYSTVSQLGFMIAAAGTGAYVAAMFHLITHAFFKALLFLGSGSVIHGMEHGHHHLHDHGHGSHHGHDEGHFDPQDMRTMGGLRHKMPFTFWTYLIGAMALAGIFPLAGFWSKDELLAHESFNHGSTFTIVYWVLTAAAFCTAFYMGRQLMMVFFGQPRHKAAEHASESSPLMTVPLMILAGLTLFGGLLNLPFASEAAYKASKVAHDPGINLALEHWLEESLPVFELAEEGVFAEEPPYTPTWIQYNVALISSALALAGLGLSMLLVYRRRPETAVSPDPLEKLKPLWWFRILPLETFYMKFVVPPFNRLANWLAYTVDWEFWHDFVHNNLIRDLFGSFATFLADIFDKYGVDGTVNGIGSATKGLAGTLRRTQTGFARTSALGVFFGAVALLVYFLWVLN; from the coding sequence ATGAATGCGTATGGATTAGCCCCTCTGCTGTTACTCTTCCCGGCCATTGGCGTGCTATTCAATGGGTTGGTGGGCCGTCGTTTTGTGGAGGCCGACGCCAAAATTGGCGAACGCTGGTCGGGTTGGTTTGCCAGCCTCATGGCGATCAGTTCGTTTGTGGTGGCCGTTTTGCTGTTTCTCGCGTTACGGGCCAATGAATTTCAGGCTGTGATTGTGCCGATTATGGATTGGATCTCCATCCCATCGGCTAACTTTCATGTCCCCTGGGCTATTCGTGTAGATACGCTGTCGGTGACGATGATGTTGGTGGTCAGCGGCGTTGGCTCGCTCATCCACATCTACGCCATCGGCTACATGCACGGCGATCCCAATTTCTCCCGCTTTTTTACCTATTTCAACCTGTTTATATTTTTCATGTTGATTTTGGTGTCTGGCAGCACGTATCTGGTGCTGTTTGTTGGTTGGGAAGGGGTGGGCTTGTGTTCCTTCCTGCTGATTAGTTTCTGGTTCGACCGCACCAATGCGGCCGGGAAAGCGATGAACGCTGACGCCGGCCGTAAAGCCTTTATTGTCAACCGCGTGGGCGATTTTGGCATGATCCTGGCGATCTTCCTGATGTTTTGGGCGTTTGGTTCGCTGGAATTTGAGGCGGTGTTTGACACGGCCGTACACATGTTCGAGACACAGCACATCGTCCAGTTTGGCCTGTTTTCTGCGCCCATTGGCGTGGTGGTGACGGCGATAACGGCGCTGTTCTTGTTGGGCGCGGCCGGTAAATCGGCGCAGATTCCGCTGTACGTCTGGCTGCCAGACGCCATGGCCGGCCCCACGCCCGTCTCCGCCCTCATCCACGCGGCGACGATGGTCACGTCGGGCATTTATTTGCTGGTGCGCAGCAATGTTTTGGTGGAGATTTCACGGGCGAGCTTTATTGAAGAAGGAACGGCCGTATTCAACCTCATCTCCGCCCCCGACCTCATCGCCTACACCGGGGCTTTCACCGCCTTGCTGGCCGGTCTGATCGCTTTCACCCAATACGACATCAAAAAAGTGCTGGCTTACTCTACCGTCAGCCAGCTAGGTTTTATGATTGCCGCGGCTGGCACGGGCGCTTATGTCGCCGCCATGTTCCATTTGATCACCCATGCTTTCTTCAAGGCGCTGCTCTTTCTCGGCTCCGGCTCGGTCATTCACGGCATGGAACACGGCCACCACCACCTGCATGATCACGGCCATGGCAGCCATCACGGCCACGACGAAGGGCATTTTGATCCCCAGGATATGCGCACGATGGGCGGCCTGCGCCACAAAATGCCCTTCACCTTCTGGACCTATCTCATTGGTGCGATGGCTCTGGCGGGTATCTTCCCGCTGGCTGGTTTCTGGTCTAAGGACGAACTGTTGGCCCACGAGAGCTTTAATCATGGCTCTACCTTCACCATAGTCTATTGGGTCTTAACGGCAGCTGCCTTCTGCACCGCCTTTTACATGGGCCGCCAACTGATGATGGTCTTTTTCGGCCAGCCGCGCCACAAAGCGGCCGAACACGCTTCTGAAAGCTCCCCCTTAATGACCGTGCCGCTGATGATCCTGGCTGGATTAACCCTCTTTGGTGGTCTGCTCAATTTGCCTTTCGCGTCGGAAGCGGCCTACAAAGCCAGCAAAGTGGCCCACGATCCGGGCATCAACCTGGCGTTGGAACATTGGCTGGAAGAATCGCTGCCGGTCTTTGAATTGGCCGAAGAGGGCGTCTTTGCCGAAGAGCCGCCGTATACACCCACCTGGATCCAATACAATGTGGCTCTCATTTCGTCGGCTCTGGCGTTGGCTGGCCTGGGGCTTTCGATGCTGCTTGTCTACCGGCGTAGACCGGAAACGGCCGTCTCGCCCGACCCGCTGGAAAAACTCAAGCCGCTTTGGTGGTTCCGCATCTTGCCGCTGGAAACCTTTTACATGAAATTTGTCGTGCCCCCCTTCAACCGGCTGGCAAACTGGCTGGCCTATACCGTAGATTGGGAATTTTGGCACGATTTTGTCCACAACAACCTCATCCGCGACTTGTTTGGCAGCTTTGCCACTTTCCTGGCCGACATTTTCGACAAATATGGCGTTGACGGCACGGTAAACGGCATTGGCAGCGCCACCAAAGGGTTGGCCGGCACTTTACGCCGCACCCAGACCGGCTTTGCCCGCACCTCTGCCCTCGGCGTTTTCTTCGGCGCGGTGGCGCTGCTGGTATATTTTTTGTGGGTGCTTAACTAG
- a CDS encoding NADH-quinone oxidoreductase subunit M, translating to MSMLLTILVFFPLLGVIAILIADRGKGQSDNLIKWIALATSGITLVISVVVLASYNSALSGLQLVDRFAWIPAWGIDYHLGVDGLSILMVLLTAFISVIAIAASWTAIDKQIKGYYILMLLMEVGMMGVFLAQDLFLFYIFWEFTLIPMYFLIGIWGGSERVYASLKFFLYTMAGSLLMLLAILYMGITNDTFSVPDLIVGRAAFAHAQHMLFLGFAIAFAIKVPIFPFHTWLPDAHTQAPTAGSIILAGVLLKMGTYGFVRFNLPLFPQASFDYAPAIAVLAIIGIIYGALVSFPQKDVKKLVAYSSISHLGFVMLGIFSLNSAGIQGGILQGVNHGLSTGALFFLVGVIYEQRHTRLMSEFGGLWKAIPLFSVLSLIVVLSSMGLPGLNGFVGEFTILLGSMGAESLGTHPWIFTAFAASGVILAAVYLLWMFQNVFMGPLNNPKNQALRDVNGRELAIFLAFLLFIVWIGIAPSGYFNLMDSSVSQLVSDISATVLVGQ from the coding sequence ATGAGCATGTTATTAACCATTCTAGTTTTCTTCCCGCTGCTGGGGGTGATTGCCATCCTGATTGCTGACCGGGGTAAGGGACAATCGGACAATCTGATCAAGTGGATTGCGCTGGCGACCAGTGGCATCACGTTGGTGATTTCGGTGGTGGTTTTAGCCAGTTACAACAGCGCCCTCAGCGGCCTGCAATTGGTGGACCGCTTTGCCTGGATACCGGCCTGGGGCATTGATTACCACCTGGGCGTAGACGGCTTGAGCATTTTGATGGTCCTGCTGACCGCGTTCATCAGCGTCATCGCCATTGCTGCTTCCTGGACGGCTATTGACAAGCAAATCAAAGGGTACTATATCCTGATGCTGCTGATGGAAGTGGGCATGATGGGCGTTTTCCTGGCGCAGGACTTGTTCTTGTTTTACATTTTCTGGGAATTTACGCTCATCCCCATGTATTTCCTGATCGGCATTTGGGGTGGCAGCGAACGGGTGTACGCCTCCCTTAAGTTCTTCCTTTATACCATGGCCGGTTCCCTGCTGATGCTGTTAGCGATTTTGTACATGGGTATCACCAACGACACCTTCTCTGTGCCGGACTTGATTGTCGGCCGGGCCGCTTTTGCCCACGCGCAGCATATGTTGTTCCTGGGTTTTGCCATTGCCTTTGCCATCAAAGTGCCGATTTTCCCCTTCCACACCTGGCTGCCGGATGCCCACACGCAAGCGCCCACGGCCGGTTCCATTATTCTGGCCGGCGTGCTGCTGAAGATGGGCACCTATGGTTTTGTGCGTTTTAATCTGCCCCTATTCCCACAGGCGTCCTTTGATTATGCCCCGGCCATCGCTGTGCTGGCGATTATCGGCATCATTTATGGCGCACTTGTCTCTTTCCCGCAAAAGGACGTGAAGAAGTTGGTGGCTTACTCCAGCATCAGCCATTTGGGGTTTGTGATGTTGGGCATTTTTTCGCTTAATTCGGCCGGGATTCAGGGCGGTATTTTGCAAGGGGTGAATCATGGCCTTTCCACAGGCGCGTTGTTTTTCCTGGTGGGCGTCATTTACGAGCAGCGCCATACGCGCCTGATGTCGGAGTTTGGTGGTTTGTGGAAGGCGATCCCGTTGTTTTCGGTGTTGTCGTTGATTGTGGTGCTGTCCAGCATGGGCTTGCCTGGCTTGAACGGCTTCGTGGGCGAATTTACCATTTTGCTGGGTTCGATGGGCGCGGAATCGTTGGGCACGCATCCCTGGATTTTCACCGCCTTTGCCGCGTCGGGCGTGATTTTGGCGGCCGTTTACCTGCTGTGGATGTTCCAAAATGTCTTTATGGGGCCGTTGAATAATCCGAAAAACCAGGCGCTGCGCGATGTGAACGGCCGTGAACTGGCTATCTTCCTCGCTTTCCTGCTGTTCATCGTCTGGATCGGCATCGCCCCCTCCGGCTACTTTAACCTGATGGACAGTTCGGTGTCCCAATTGGTCAGCGACATCAGCGCCACGGTGCTGGTCGGACAATAA
- a CDS encoding metallophosphoesterase — translation MNDERRTLIVHPSSFPMSPVYFVHLSDTHIGPTAVSPDQHGVYPWPCANRLVDIINDLPVRPDFVIHTGDVAYAPDPAAYELAAATFVRLNVPIYYVNGNHDAAHLINAHLPMGPKMDVSGDPNTVSYTFDVKGECFLVLDTRGPDEIDPQGWLSETQLAAARAEAQPGGRPLTIFMHHPIWPLNAEWMDAHMLVQNGRLLHNLLLPARGRLRGVFHGHVHQPMQTVRDGILYSSAASAYTQFAAWPGDMTVRHAFDDDPGYAFVHLLPGQTIIHQHTFARPEELPIANC, via the coding sequence ATGAACGATGAACGCAGAACGCTCATCGTTCATCCTTCATCATTCCCCATGTCGCCCGTTTACTTCGTCCATCTTAGCGATACGCACATTGGGCCAACGGCCGTTTCCCCAGATCAGCATGGCGTTTATCCCTGGCCGTGCGCCAACCGGCTGGTAGACATCATCAACGATTTGCCGGTTCGGCCCGATTTTGTCATCCATACCGGCGATGTGGCCTACGCGCCGGACCCGGCGGCCTACGAATTGGCCGCTGCCACCTTCGTCCGCCTCAACGTGCCCATCTACTACGTCAACGGCAACCACGACGCGGCGCACCTGATCAACGCCCATCTGCCGATGGGTCCTAAGATGGATGTTAGCGGCGACCCCAATACGGTGTCTTATACCTTTGACGTGAAAGGAGAATGTTTCCTGGTGCTGGACACGCGCGGTCCAGACGAAATTGACCCGCAGGGCTGGCTTTCTGAAACGCAGTTAGCCGCCGCCCGCGCCGAAGCGCAGCCAGGCGGCCGGCCGCTGACAATTTTTATGCACCATCCCATCTGGCCGCTGAACGCCGAATGGATGGATGCGCACATGTTGGTACAAAACGGCCGTCTCCTGCATAACCTTCTGCTCCCGGCGCGCGGCCGGCTGCGGGGCGTGTTTCACGGCCATGTCCACCAACCCATGCAAACTGTGCGCGATGGCATCCTTTACAGCAGCGCCGCCAGCGCCTACACCCAATTCGCCGCCTGGCCCGGCGACATGACAGTGCGCCACGCCTTCGACGATGACCCTGGCTACGCTTTCGTTCACTTGCTGCCAGGGCAGACCATCATCCACCAGCACACCTTTGCCCGGCCAGAAGAATTGCCAATAGCCAATTGTTAA
- a CDS encoding molybdopterin oxidoreductase family protein — translation MKIYGACPHDCPDTCGVITEVENGRAVNFYADPDHAITQGWLCAKVRPYLDHVYHPDRLQTPLRRIGPKGDGQWQAITWDEALAEIGARWREIIAEYGAAAILPYSYSGTLGLVQMSVCNGRFWNRLGASRLERSICGAAAEFAVEATLGARHTARYDDVAHSKLVIIWGHNPVSTAPHFMPHLKDAQRAGTQVIVIDPRCTRTAKGADWHIAPKPATDGALALGLAHIIAAENLHNEAWLAAHTVGWPELRDRLADYPPERVAQITGLPVDDIIQLARLYATTQPALIKIADGLQRHLNGGQTVRAICALPAVTGQYGARGGGLAYSASGYLQWDGAVLKKWADCPPPARSVNMNRLGAALLGEAADPPIQSLYVFGSNPAAIAPNAGQVVAGLQREDLFTVVHELFMTDTAVYADIVLPATSQLEHTDLHKAYGHTVLAYNAPAIPPLGESKSNWEVMGLLARAMGFDEPWLHQSADEVIADVLRATAVTNPALADVTLERLQAERSIELRYEPDVPFADGRFPTASGRVELFSQPMADLGLDPLPGYVAAEDDGANDGRFPPEEALSLITGAAHHFVTSSFANQAGLLAREGEPFVEIHPDDAARRGIGQGDQVVVQNGRGWCELKAIVTDGVRPGVVVSPKGRWSRLGDGRNINWTTPDALGDMAGQSTFHSNRVWLRKAG, via the coding sequence ATGAAAATTTACGGCGCTTGCCCTCATGATTGTCCCGATACCTGCGGCGTGATTACCGAGGTGGAAAACGGCCGTGCTGTCAATTTCTACGCCGACCCCGACCATGCCATCACCCAGGGCTGGTTGTGCGCCAAGGTACGGCCGTATCTGGACCACGTGTACCACCCCGACCGGCTGCAAACTCCCTTGCGTCGCATTGGACCCAAAGGGGATGGGCAGTGGCAAGCCATCACCTGGGACGAGGCGCTGGCTGAAATTGGGGCGCGCTGGCGCGAAATCATCGCCGAGTATGGCGCGGCGGCCATTTTGCCCTACAGCTACAGCGGCACGTTGGGCCTGGTGCAGATGAGCGTGTGCAACGGCCGTTTCTGGAACCGTTTGGGCGCCAGCCGCTTAGAGCGTTCTATTTGCGGCGCGGCAGCCGAATTTGCCGTAGAGGCCACCCTGGGTGCGCGCCACACGGCGCGCTATGACGACGTGGCCCACAGCAAGCTGGTCATCATTTGGGGACATAACCCTGTTAGCACCGCGCCCCACTTCATGCCCCACCTGAAAGATGCGCAGCGCGCCGGAACCCAGGTAATCGTCATTGATCCGCGCTGCACGCGCACCGCCAAAGGTGCAGATTGGCACATCGCCCCCAAACCGGCCACCGATGGGGCGCTGGCATTGGGTCTGGCGCATATCATCGCCGCCGAAAATTTGCACAACGAAGCATGGCTGGCGGCACACACGGTGGGCTGGCCGGAGCTGCGCGACCGTCTGGCCGATTACCCGCCGGAGCGCGTGGCGCAAATCACCGGTCTGCCGGTGGACGACATCATCCAACTGGCCCGCCTGTACGCCACCACCCAACCGGCGCTCATCAAAATCGCCGATGGCTTGCAGCGCCACCTGAACGGCGGGCAGACGGTGCGGGCGATTTGCGCCCTGCCGGCCGTCACCGGGCAGTATGGCGCGCGCGGCGGCGGTCTGGCTTATTCGGCCAGCGGTTATTTGCAGTGGGATGGCGCGGTGCTGAAAAAATGGGCCGACTGTCCGCCCCCGGCGCGGTCGGTGAATATGAACCGGCTGGGTGCGGCGCTTTTGGGCGAGGCGGCCGATCCGCCCATCCAATCGCTGTACGTGTTTGGCTCCAATCCGGCGGCGATAGCCCCCAATGCCGGGCAGGTGGTGGCCGGTTTGCAGCGCGAAGATTTGTTTACGGTGGTGCATGAGCTGTTTATGACAGACACGGCCGTTTACGCCGACATCGTGCTGCCCGCCACGTCGCAGTTGGAACACACCGATTTACATAAAGCCTACGGCCATACGGTGCTGGCCTACAATGCCCCGGCCATCCCGCCATTGGGCGAAAGCAAGAGCAATTGGGAGGTGATGGGCTTGTTGGCGCGGGCGATGGGCTTCGACGAACCCTGGCTGCATCAGAGCGCCGACGAGGTGATTGCCGATGTGCTGCGGGCGACGGCCGTTACCAACCCCGCTCTGGCCGACGTCACCCTGGAACGCCTGCAAGCCGAACGTTCGATTGAACTGCGCTATGAGCCGGATGTGCCCTTTGCCGACGGCCGTTTCCCCACCGCCAGCGGCCGGGTGGAACTGTTCAGCCAGCCCATGGCCGATTTGGGGCTGGACCCACTGCCGGGGTACGTGGCGGCGGAGGATGATGGGGCCAATGACGGCCGTTTCCCACCTGAAGAAGCGCTTAGCCTCATCACCGGCGCGGCGCATCATTTTGTCACCAGCAGCTTTGCCAACCAGGCCGGGCTGCTGGCCCGCGAAGGCGAGCCATTTGTGGAAATCCACCCCGACGACGCCGCCCGGCGCGGGATTGGGCAGGGCGACCAGGTGGTCGTGCAAAACGGACGTGGTTGGTGCGAGCTAAAAGCCATCGTCACCGATGGCGTGCGGCCAGGGGTGGTGGTGTCGCCGAAGGGGCGCTGGAGTCGGTTGGGCGACGGCCGTAACATCAATTGGACCACGCCCGATGCCCTGGGCGACATGGCTGGGCAAAGCACATTTCACAGCAACCGGGTGTGGCTGAGAAAAGCGGGTTAA
- a CDS encoding NADH-quinone oxidoreductase subunit N: MFEAPAIDWFVILPFVIVAGSGILLMVVDLFVADEQRAWAPWLTIVGLFAALAVSVSQWGMAGATFTAVGDAPMIVVDNFAVFLNVTLLLAGILSLLISLNFLEDANLNKPEYHMLMLFSLSGMMLMGMSNDLILIFVALELLSIPLYILSGIAWPNVKSEESALKYFLLGAFSSSIFVFGIALTYGASGSTSLPLIVARISLNSALGIGAMAFILVGLAFKVAAAPFHMWTPDVYEGAPTTVTAFMSVGAKVAGFAALLRILMVAFPYVGDAWVGALAILATLTLIIGNVVAIAQTNIKRMLAYSSIAHAGYILIAVAASANSPDGVGAALFYMMAYLFSNLGAFAIVIAMEKRDDQGVLLDDYKGLWQRSPAMALAMVVFMLSLAGIPPTGGFVGKLFVFRTAVEANLTWLAVVGVVTAVVSTFYYLRVVYLMFMFEGEAEINAKPALRTAVVVMVLVTFLIGLLPGAWFELARQAGLSGLPLLAGG, from the coding sequence ATGTTTGAAGCGCCAGCAATTGATTGGTTTGTAATCCTACCTTTTGTCATCGTTGCGGGATCTGGCATTCTGCTGATGGTGGTGGACTTGTTTGTGGCTGACGAGCAGCGCGCCTGGGCGCCCTGGCTGACCATTGTTGGCCTGTTTGCCGCCTTGGCGGTGAGTGTGAGTCAGTGGGGGATGGCTGGGGCGACGTTTACGGCCGTTGGCGACGCGCCGATGATCGTGGTGGACAATTTTGCCGTTTTCCTCAACGTTACCCTGCTGCTGGCTGGCATTCTCAGCCTGCTTATCTCTCTCAATTTCCTGGAAGACGCCAACCTCAACAAGCCGGAATATCACATGCTCATGCTGTTCTCCCTGAGTGGCATGATGCTGATGGGCATGTCCAACGACCTGATTTTGATTTTTGTCGCTTTGGAACTGCTCTCCATTCCGCTGTATATACTGTCGGGCATTGCCTGGCCCAACGTTAAATCAGAAGAATCGGCGCTGAAATATTTCTTGTTGGGCGCGTTTTCCTCCAGCATTTTTGTGTTTGGCATCGCCCTGACCTATGGCGCGTCTGGCTCGACTTCTCTGCCGTTGATTGTGGCGCGGATCAGCCTGAACAGCGCCCTGGGCATTGGGGCGATGGCCTTCATCCTGGTGGGGCTGGCCTTTAAAGTGGCCGCTGCCCCCTTCCACATGTGGACGCCGGATGTGTATGAAGGTGCGCCGACGACGGTGACGGCCTTTATGTCGGTCGGGGCGAAGGTGGCCGGGTTTGCCGCGCTGCTGCGCATTTTGATGGTCGCTTTTCCCTATGTCGGCGATGCCTGGGTTGGCGCGTTGGCGATTCTGGCGACGCTGACGTTGATCATTGGCAACGTGGTCGCCATTGCCCAAACCAACATCAAGCGCATGTTGGCTTATTCCAGCATTGCCCACGCGGGCTATATTTTGATTGCTGTGGCTGCCAGCGCCAACAGCCCGGATGGGGTGGGTGCGGCGCTGTTTTACATGATGGCTTATCTTTTCAGCAACCTGGGCGCGTTTGCCATTGTGATTGCCATGGAAAAACGGGACGATCAGGGCGTGCTGCTGGACGATTACAAAGGCTTGTGGCAGCGCAGCCCGGCGATGGCGCTGGCGATGGTTGTGTTTATGTTGTCGCTGGCGGGCATCCCACCGACGGGTGGCTTTGTGGGCAAGTTATTTGTCTTTCGCACGGCCGTTGAAGCGAATTTAACCTGGCTGGCGGTGGTGGGGGTGGTAACGGCCGTTGTCTCTACTTTCTACTACTTGCGCGTGGTTTACCTGATGTTTATGTTTGAAGGTGAGGCTGAAATAAACGCCAAACCGGCATTGAGGACGGCCGTTGTCGTGATGGTTCTAGTCACATTCCTCATCGGCTTACTGCCTGGCGCCTGGTTTGAACTTGCGCGGCAGGCGGGCCTGAGCGGGCTGCCACTGCTGGCCGGTGGTTAG